The region AACAGTCACTGGAGACTCTTGTTGGTGTTTTTGCCATGGCTGGTGCAGCAGCGCCAAACATTTGCCAAGACTCGCTCCTCACGTGTCACAGCACTGAAATCCATCGTCTTCAAATGAGGCAGGGCAGAAATCACATGACTCCtaaacacacgcaaacacacgcacacacactaaattAAATCCAGGGGCTTCATGGTCATTTTGTGAATTTCCATATAATAAATTTGATGTTAAATAAGGGAGATATCTTTCAGTCTATGCAAAATAGACCTTGTCTGTACTTCCCTGGTATTTCACATAAATGACAGTATGAAATGAGATAAAAACTAAATCAAGAAGCTGAACGCATGAGAAATCGAACCAATGAAGGGTGACCTtgtttccatgtgtgtgtgtgtgtgtgtgtgtgtgtgtctctgttatGCAGATAGGAATGTACTGCAATAAGAACCTGATCTGCATTTAAACACATATTAAAATGTCACTTACTCGTTTGCCGAGCATCTCTATTtccaatggtggaaagtaattaattacttatttactcaagttctgtacttaagtatagtttTGAGGTACATTTACattgtatgctactttatacttctactcaactacaattcagagggaactATTGTACTTTTGTAGtgtgtgaccccttacaaaaaagcagtgtctggtTGAGGttccttgtcacatttcagatgtctataaGTTAGCAATTCCACAAAAGAGACATTTGCCCTCTAAACTTcccagatggtttcatttaaataactgttttagGCACAAATAAGTAAAACTCTTCAATATTTCACTATAAAtaaaagattagagaaaagtgtaaaaaattaatgaaaatgtgtgtagCAGAACctagttttttcttctctcctagCCCAtgaatcatctcatgaccccccAGATTTATCTcatgaccctttggagggggtTGATCCTCAGtatgggaaccactggactaccTTAAtgtaaagtagttcaaactagctccaccttgactAACTATAAGAGGTTTTTGTCGTTCTGGTTCTGTCCTGCTCAATCAGATTGAGCTCTTTTTATGACCCAGAAACAATGGCTGCAAATAATAATGTGAGTTTGGGAAGAAAATCAGCGTAAAGAGAAAGGAAATTAAGTCTCCACCTGTAGCCTTTGTGGGTTTCTATGGCATTTCCATGTAGCGTGATGGTGTGTAGATACTGCAGCTCTCCCAGCTTGTCTACATCTGACGGGTTCCAGATGCTGTTGCCATGAAAGTACAACACACGCAGTTCACGGAGCTCGCACAAaacctgtaacacacacacacacagtcgacTTGATTgcaaatttaaatacaaaatttaGATGCATAAATAATAAAGGAAAAATGAGCTGATGCCCAATTTCAGCCAGTAAAGTAATTTAGGCATTACACTGGCAGACTGTTATAGATAATTTGCAAAGAAACCAGAAATTACAGCATTGGAAGAGAAACTTAAATACTAATACAAGTAAAGAAGTAAAgaagtataatatagtataaataTAGATTAACAAATATcgtacattttaaaacattggcGATGACAATACAGACATTGAATGAGTGAGTCAAAAAccaaagagaaaaggaagaaagaaaaacagaaagaaagaaagctaaGAAACAGAGGAAGCAATCATGCAAACATacgagagaagaaagaaagtctCACTGGGTCTATGCATGTGATTTTGTTGAAGGACAGGTCCAGCCAGCCGAGCTTCGCCGGTTGAGCTAGAAAGTGGCTAAGAATGTACTGGAGGCCAGCGAGATCAGTGATGCTGTTGTTATTGAGACGCAAAGAGCGGCTTAGGTACTTCttctttgagtttgtttttaaaggtcgCAGGCCACTTCGAGGTACCTCTGCCAGCATACCTGAACCACAAATACACGATACAGCGGAAATCAAGTACTGgcatttgcatttatatttatgcTGCTAAATCAGTTTTTGGTGATGCATTTCAGTCAGTATGTGTTCATTACACTTGATGGTTTGTTTCACAGCAGAGAAATGAGGGATCAACTTGAGAGTACATTAATGTCACATGTGGTCTGTTTTTGGGTGTTATTCATTACAACATTGTGTCTAGTTGGTGACAGCACGTGGACAATACCGTACTTATATCTATGATATCTGTCAACACTTTCATCACAGTACTTGACACATGAAATCTTGCAACTGACAGATGTGTCATGGAAGAACATACCGCTAACGCTAAAGGTTTTCATTAAGTAGAAACACAGATGGGCTAAAAATAACACCTTCTCATGGTATTGTAATCCTATGATGAATGTGCATACTTAACAGTTATTACAGCAAAGCTAACTCCCTAGGAGAACTGTAGGAATATTATGGATACCAGaagaaatgataaaaaacaataaataacataagGTCACCTAATATAAAATTAACAGACTGACTGCAAAACATTAGAGGAATATGATACTACCTGTAACATGGCTGATATCTTTAAATGATAGATCCACTGGAGGGCCATTCATGTTCAAGTCTGAAGGTCTTCACACATCTCCGGCAACAGCAAAATAATTCAGATGAAATTACTGAAATTGACCACTGAACTTCCACAGACCTTTTTACAGTTTCAAATATAAACATATGGATCTGAATAAACTTGGACCCAAACTGTTTCCTAGCAACTAGCAACTGTTTCTTTAAGCGACTATAGATTTAGattctatttttattaaaacaaaaataaaaaggcaacaaaagaaaaactgaaatttggCTCACGCACACAAGTGATTATTTTCAGGTAATTTCACAGaatgatttgtttaaaaatatgttgttttttgaaaGCCTATTACACCTTATTTACAGATAATTATAAGGCAAACaaaatgcttttgtttattAATCACTTACTTACGTTAACTCATTATTCATTCAGGAGCTTTCCAACTGCTGCCTGTTCCTGATAGAGCTTTTAATACTGATGTCTCACCGGCTTGTGATATTTACCTAGATGTGATATTTAATATACCATTTTGCCGCACTGCATTTGGGCAATCAGCATTTTCTGTAAAAGCCACAAATCAGTGGAACATCCTGCCTGACGATGTGAAGAGCTGCAGCTTTACAGGTGTTGGTAGATGGAGTTtttggacagaggcaggctagTTGTGTGGTAGtttggtgttgtcacttcctggtttattttgtagtattctttttcccttgtgtgtcttgtgtttttacttcctgtctgtgttttccctccagttttgattgttggtcctccctttattgttgggtggaatgcaggcaagaacatgcagaggtgagcagacaggtaatgagcagacaaaagtcgaaatccaaaaatccaaaatcggttcacgggagaacaaagaatccaacacaactcACAGACAAgggctcggcaaggaacaacaccatgtgtacaacaatgatccgacccagaacaaagaaaagaccaaggctaaataccctaggggaggtgagataacaagacacaggtgccaacaatcaagggaggaccaacaatcaaaactggagggaaaacacagacaggaagtaaaaacacaagacacacaaggtaaaaagaatactacaaaataaaccaggaagtgacaacaccaaaCTACCAcaagttgtttccccctgtttcgagtctttatgctaagctaagctaaccggccgCTGGCTGTAGCGTCATATTTACCTTACAGACATAAAATTGAAATCAATCTTCTCAATCAAAcctttggcaagaaagcaaataagcgtatttcccaaaatgtcaaactattccatttatcatttatcCTGTTTACTCACAGAAATGCTTCGTGCAATACACCATAATGCATTCTGGCTTGCTCATTCATCTGTTTCAAACTTCATAAAGCCCAAGTAAGATAATTAAAAAAGTGCTCCACCCTTGCTATCACACAGTGAATTAACTTTCACAGTAAAAATTCCCCAAAGTCagaaagtcatttaaaaaaagaaaagaaaagaaaacatcagtCATCAGAAGGAGCATGAAACAGTACACCAATGCCTAAAGTGTAAACCAATAATATTTGGTACCTTTATCATTAAATCCAAAGTCAGGAACAGTGATTAGGAAGAATTAAGACAAACTGTGAGTGGTTCAGAGCCATAACTGAAAAGTTGTGAGTTTGAATCAGTCCCTACTCTCTTTTAACAAACGTTAACAACACTGTACATGCATGAATACTATGAATATATTGTATGATTGCAGCAAATGCACACATGCGAAGAAATATGCAGATGCACGCCACATTGCAAATATGTACATGCACGCATGAATCAACACAATCACATAAATGtaggagaaggagaaatagaCTGAAGAACTGTAATCCAGACTGAAATGGTTTAAACGGTGGCTCATTGGGTAGCACTGTTGCGTCAAGCAAGGAGGTCTTAAGTTCAAATCCAGTGAAAACCTGAGGCCTTTCTGCATGTTCCCCTGTGGGATTCCTCTGGGTGCTTCCTCAAACAATCCAAACACATCCTCCTCTGTGCGTTTGGACTGTTTGAGGAAGGTTATGAAGGTCAGGTGAACTGGTGAGTCTATATAATccatcaccttttgtgtgctgggataggctccagtggCCCCTGAATTGAACAAACTGATTGAAGATAAATAAAAGAGCGCAGAAAATGCAACAGAATATGAGTTGGAGAGGGCGAATGGAGGACGAGTTTATACAGAAGAGCTGAAAAAGGGAAGAGGTGATGATGGAAAATTACATCCATCAGCCCGAGTTTTTCCTCACCTTGTCGCTCAATCAAGATGTCTGTATggatatatatatgtgtgtgtgtgtgtgtttgtgtagattTACTAATAGCACAATAGCATCTCATTGAAGGAGTAAGGGCAGTCCTTCaataagatgaagaaaaaaacccacagaCAGACGTGCAATGAGTCAAAGtcaaggacagagacagagactgaCAGACTCTGGCTGGAAACAGGGTGTTTTTGATCACATTTTTAGGGTGTCAGACTGTGTGAAGTACGAGCGTGAGAAGGTTTTACTGAATGCGTATTTATGAGCTACTTGCTTAAGCTTCCTTACAGCTGATTTTCTATTTAAAAGGCCCACTGTTCATGAATCTAGAACTAGAAACTGCCTATTAACATGGTGTAACTCAGGAGAGGATGTtgtcactggtgtgtgtgtgtgtgtgtgtgtgtgtgtgtgtgtgtgtgtgtgtgtgtgtgtgtgtgtgtgtgtcttcctctTGGCTGAATCTCTTAACTTCATAGATCAGGAAACAGGGTCATTTTAGTTGAATAAAATATCACACAGGAGCCCCAGTATCCCTCAAAATGCAGGCTTATGTCCAGACCAGATGGAAAGATCTGGACCTCACTGAATGGGTAGCactctttcctccctctgcaACTGCCACCTACTTGCCCTTGAGTGATGTGCTTAACCTCCATTTACTACAGTGAGTCTGTTCAGCAGCAAACAGTATGAAACTGAAGTTACTGAGCAGCTCaaaggtgtgaatgtgtagCTTTTAAACTGCAACACAGGTTAAAATAACTTCTAACTTTAAAGGGATCACATAATGTTTTAAAGTATTGAATATGCATGATGATACAGTGATACTACAGGATGTACAAGGAGAAGATGAACACCCATGGGCGAAATCTTCAGTCTTCGATTATGCGCTTGTCAACACCTCTGCTTTGGAGCCAGAATTCATTACTTCAGTCAAGGTTAAATGTTCTGGATTCTGTGAGACGTCACATAATACAAAGACAATATAATGAGAAATAGTCTAAGTTTAGGCACTGATGGTCTCAAATGCTAAGATCAGAAGGTCAAAGAAATATGAGAGCTTGTAAGAAAAGTTGTGATTCATGTAAAAATTTCCTTGGCAGTGCCTCTTTTGGTAACTCTATCGTTACAACaattgcacacaaaaaaaagacccAAACAAAATCATACCGTAACCATACAGTTGCTGTGTGCAGATATTGCAGAAATGATTCATttcaacattagcattaaatGTAATCTGTGGTTTTGCATAGTTGCCCATTatcaatattgtgtttacattGGAAATACAGGATCAGTGGAGTTGGGGGCCGCCTTCAGTTATGGCATTAATGACATTCATTTCTCTTTGCACTTGCATTTGCATTAATATGTGGTCTGAACAAGCAGAAAGGCATAAGACAAGCACTTCGGGCGGCAGTGCCGCATGTGATCTGCATAAACACAACCACAGCTGTGTCGCACCAACTTTCATGGTGCAAGTGCATTTGTTTGCAGCCACAAAATAGCCAAAGCCAGGCACACGCGCAAAAAATTGACTTGCTGGCAACAAAAATGCCATTGTGGCTGTCTGCCTGTGTCTTTCCCATTTACTCTAGTCCTGATTTTTGAACActtaaaacaataaagaaataaacaacacaacGTCTTCATGTGATATTTTAATGATCCCATTCCCTACAGATCCACTGCTCATACAGCCAGCACAGGGAAACAGGCACTCTCTCTCACAGTTAATGTTTTTCTAACATTAGCAGACTGGAAAACAACAATGCTGCAGATGTAGCCGGCAGTAACGAGGagctgctgccctcagcctgccaTGCACCACTCAGCATAAGTACAGTGTGTAGCCCCGAGATTTTTGTCATATCAAATTCACTGAAGAAAAAATGATTCATGTCAAACGGTGAAGTGGAGCAATTTTAAGACATGACTTAAAACATGTCATGTACATCAGTATGTGATGTTCAGTGCATACCTCTGATTATTTTGAACTgctggattttcttttttggtaaAGAGCCTGACAATGGTTTAATTTCACTGAGTACATTTTTGCACAGTCATGCACCCAAACCTGTTGCATTCAATATTGGAGAAAACAGCTATTGCAGCTGCTGCTACAGCAAAAGTACTTTCCATTTTAGAAAAGTGAGTCACGTCCCATCTTAATACACAATGTCTCCTGGTTGCATTGTGTATTGAGGTTACTGTCAGTGGAGGAAATGACATCTCTTCCTTTTCTGCATGAATTTCTCCCTGTTTGTTTGCTGCACATGTAAATTAGTAGAATAAAGCTCTTTGATTTAAGCTGACAGACACTGAACCCTGACATTTACTGATGAAATTTTAGATAAATAAAACGTGTCCTGTTCTCAAACTCTAAGTGTTTAATAATGGATTCTTCAGGTCTCTCTCACAGGTCCCACCCATTACATCCCTGCTTTTGTATTGCCAGTAGAAAGTTGGTATTTCAAGGATATACAGTATCAGTTTCACCAACAGTTGCACTGAAAAGCTGAGATTTTGATACAATGACTCAGGAAGTAGCATGTCCTTTATGCAGCAAGGCAGGAAGTAAGGGTTTGTGAAACGTATCCGACTTTCGTGCAGGACATCAGAGATTGTGTcccatcacagacctgcaattagcTTCACTTGAACtgtaaccatgatctttcctaaATCTTAACCATTGCTTGGCTGCAATgtacagatattgtagaaagaagtaatttaataaatgtggcatttattaatttaatgtgGCCGTTAAAAAAATTGTAACTGAACATAATCCatggttttgcagaatcgtccaatatcaaTGTTCTATTCTGGCAATAGGGTTGCTTTTACTGtacaacaaatgtgaaaaaacaaatatgtaatttaatttaatatatatatttatatatatatttaaatatatattttagggGGCTGCAACCACacccatcatcaccatcaccatcctGCATTGACCAGAGTGAAACAGAGTGGAAATAACAttctaactttttttaaaactctgatAATATTTGAACAGATTATGTTTAAATTCATTATTCTGTTGTGGTTCAACTATACTATAGGATACTATAGGCCAGTTTAATTTAGTATCCTGATGTGACTGCATTATGCTATCACCTCAGCTAAAAATTAAGAGCAGCCGCTAAACAGGAGCAAACATATCTGGCCATAGCAAATGAATGGCGCAGAAAAAATAGCATGTTTCTTCACTTAAAATAGTccataaccataaaaaataaacatggaaaAAGGGACACGGTGTCCAATAGTGAGAGTGAGGCTGCATCTGTTATCTGTATAACCCCAGTCGCATCTAGTTAGCAGCTGAGCTTGTTGCAGGTTATATATCCTTGATCATATTGTTTTTCCTCCACTGCTCTAATTATTTACAAGCAAGTTTCTGATTTAGGTTTAGAAAATGTGACTATgcatctgtcagtgttttattctAAATGTTTATATGCAAGTGCACGTACACTGTCACTTTCATGCATGTACCCTCAGCAATGTACCTCCCCCATTATGTTCCTGCATCCAAGACTCAGTTACACTCATACCACTACTTATCTGAGTTTATGGTTTATGGCCATTTCTTGGGCAAAAGTGCAAAGTCAGTGGTGTCGTTCATACTCTAACACCACAAGAGAATTCAGTAGTCGTCATCATCGCTTATGCCCTCTAGGAAACTCATTTTTGCCCAAGGGGACAAGGAAACagccactcacacacatatgaagcacatttacaaaaatgaaTTGGTGTCCACACTTACTGCACAAAGACCTCCACACACAATTGTATTCATACACACAACAAAACCAGACCACAGCCACAATCCATAGTTTTTGTTGCCCAAAGGGACATAGAAGCGATCTTTTTCACTATAACACCTACACAAACGCCTCCACAGCTCTCATTCTTCTCCCTTATCATGCGTCTTTCCCCTCCTTTACTCTGTACTTCTTGAGAAGTAtatcttttccatttttctgcctctctccccctctgtctctttctcaccaaTCTCTGCTCTTTGTCCTCTAATATAGGTGTGTGGTTTTCTGTAAGGTCTTCTACCTGAAAGGCTCCAGTGACGATAGACCATGACAGCACTTCTTGCCACGTATTTTTCCCTTCTCTGTTTTTtcactcattttctctctttgtataAAAACCaccattctttttcttttcctgcatAAACCTCAGCCTCTTTCTGTCaccatctctccttctcttcccctCTACTTTTAGTGTTACGTAGGAGGTCATACTATTAGCCCGCTGGTCACTCAGCCTGCTCATGGCATGGACACACATGGCTGCTTACCTTGTATTAAGAGTAGACTGACAGTCAATCAGCTGCCCTCACAGCCAGTCACTCCCTCAGATACTTGGTTGTTtagtcagtcagccagccagcaaGTCAGTCAGTTAGCTGCTCTGTCAGATGGTCATTCAACCAGTCACACAAAGTATCAGTCATGTCAGTCAATACAACAGACAGTATGAGTCAAGTAGTGTTTCAGTCCATTAGTAACTGATGCTATACAGCTACTAATTATTTACTCACTCAGTTGTACAGTTACTGTATGGTTGGAGACAAAAGCATACAATGTGAACACTGAacactgcatttaaaatgtataaaaactaTTTGATACAATGTGaaagtaaatttaaaaagtCTTAATTAAAAGACAAGTGTTGAATAGGCATGTAAATTAacacatagtaaacattatacctgtgtaacatcagcatgttacacGTCACATTAGcttgctgacgttagcatttagttcaaagcaccactgtgcctaagtgcagcctcacagagccactagcctGGCTGTAGACTTGTTCTTGCTCATGGACACtcaactcctaatatttgcatTGCATTAGTGAATGGAAatgcattaatttgcattttaatttgccAATTTCACAGAAATTCAGTTAAAATCTCATTGCATTTGGATGGAGACCTGACTACAGACACTTCAGATCAACTTCCCATTCATCTAGGCCTCccattatacagtatacacaacctataattttaaagaaaaaggatGCAATGTGGTGTGATATTTTTCCCACGGTTAAAACCTACTATTCTATTTCCACTATTCGTTTTcacacagcttttatttagaTTGAGTTtaaataattagtttttaagGTGGGCTGCAAACCCAAAGGTATATGATTAAAATATTGTGTAATAAATGttactttgtatattttgtggGCAGCTAAACTCATAAATATACCTATGAGGAGTAAAAATGGCAGTAAAAACAATTGACTACAAAAAATTAAGCAATATAGAACATTGGAAAAAATTGGAATACATCTAAATACAGATACAAGcacagatatttttgtgaagTTAACAGATAGAGATACACATATTAGCTTTGCGTTACACCCCTAGTGTTGAGAGACTCAGCAGAGCACAACCGAAGTATGCTGAGGATTCTTGCTAAAAATCATGCATTTAGTCCAAAGAGAGCAGCTAAAAAGATAGAAAATCTGAAGAGCTGTTCAAAAGTGTTCATAACAAAGCACAGTGTCATCATCAGTCCAGTTTTTCCAAACCTTTATTTAGCCAAAGACCACTgggaatatttttttcaataccACTCATTTCTCCCTCATTCAATTACACAAAGTGACTCCAGGGAGTTGCTCGATACAGCTACAGTGCAGCTCAGCTGGAGCAGGTGGGGTTAAGTGCTTTTGTCAAGGGTGCCACCAGAGAGGTGTGCTGGAGAAGAGGGAGAGTGTTACTCAAACACTTCCACTGGCTCAGAGTTGGGGAGGGGCACTCCAGTCACAAGCCAACATCTTCACCCTTGGATCAGGGAAACTTAAGAGCCAAAGAAATTTCACAGATTTGTTTCAAAACTCATTTTAGGATTAAAATATGTACCCAAAAAATCCTGGTGCAGGTGCAAATAAGCCACATTATACTGATCCTGTTTGGTGCAACATCTTTTGATGTTTAAAGTAAGCTTGGTTGATAAATCAGTAAAAGTTCAGTTAATAAATTCACATGTTGCCAAGCAAGATCAGAGAGTGctatatttgaaatgaaatgttcttCTTAATTTGCAACATGGACTCCCAGGAACCAGATGATTAGCCAAACTGTTAATCATCTTCCTCGAGGCGGCagcacatcacttcctgtgtttttttatatgttttctaTGGTGACAGATAAAATGTCACTGCCTTTAAAGCATAAggattttcatttcaaatacaTAATTGTACAAAGGAAGCCTCTTTTACCAGCCATGGACTAAGacctaaaatacattttcaggtgCCTGCATGGCAACAGATTCTAAAACTTTTTCAAATGGATACCAGGTTGGGTCAGAGTTCACTCACCTTTTACAAGGTGAGTGAACTCTGATATTGATGTACACTCACCTTGGGTTTAGATTCTAATGCCAGTACTTAAGCCTAAAATTATGTTggcaaatgtgtaaatatttcagCCATGTAGGCCTTTACATGTCCCCATCCCTTCCCAGTGTCAAAGTAACCATCACGCTGCCTGGTCTCAACTCAACTTCAATAAATGGTTAAGGAGACTTGACATATACAAGGTCTGTTGTGTTTATACAGAGATGAACAAAAGAGGCATTTTCATGTCACATAAAGGTTACcattcatatttaaacaaaggaaacaacTTCAGCTAAATTTACAATAAAGGTCATTTTAAGACTGGGCAGCTAAAACAACTTACATTTTGTCTGAAGTTAGGATCAGTGCCAGGGTAATAATAGTTaccaaaaacagttttggttaagattaggaaAAACTTCACCAAAGAGTAAAACTTCAGAAAAACTCTTAAGATTAGTTGGAAAACACATGGTCACTGCAGATGAAAGTACCTATTGACTATAAAGTCACCCATCAGATGATTTACATGTTAGAAGTCTGCAGTATCTGTCTGATCATGCCTGCTCTACAAATCCTTATATTGTTTGGAAATGCGCATTATTTCTCTCAAGTATTATACACATGGTaccatatttacatttgagaacaTTTGCACTCATTTATGCCCTTTCTAGCCATGCTAAATGATATGGCTctacacattcatgttcccctgaggatgaatcctactgaatttggtgatcccttgactttacctctagtgccaccagctggTTGacatgaattgccatgaaatttggaacaAGCAGACAtgattcccagaggatgaatcctacttatttttgtgattttgatgATATCGCAACATCTACTCAATGGAGTGGCTCAAAATTTGTTACAGACATTCACAGTCCCCAGACTatgaatcccaatgactttGGCAATCCCCTaccctttcctctagcgccacaaTGGCGTTGGcatgtgattttgaatgagaTTTCTCCACTATtagatggactgccatgaaatctggtacacacactcatgtttccttcaggatgaattgtattaACTTTAGTAATCCTCTGACTTTCTatttagtgccatcatcagtcaaaattgcattttttcctGTACTTTCCAGTCCAAatactgcaaaactaatgacattcccatcatcctcagatgtactttgtgttttgtgcaaatgctaaactaagatggtgaatatggtaaacattaaacctgctaaacatcagcatgtaagcattgtcattgttagcatgccAATCTTAGCATTTTGCTTAATGCACttctgtgcctaagtacagcctcacagagcagccaacatggctgtagactctcagtcttgttttaaagttCACAAGACACGGCTCATCCTTAAATAACCTCATCCTCCAATATGCAATTTGCTATATTTCTTGTAGC is a window of Siniperca chuatsi isolate FFG_IHB_CAS linkage group LG20, ASM2008510v1, whole genome shotgun sequence DNA encoding:
- the LOC122867623 gene encoding leucine-rich repeat-containing protein 51-like; this translates as MNGPPVDLSFKDISHVTGMLAEVPRSGLRPLKTNSKKKYLSRSLRLNNNSITDLAGLQYILSHFLAQPAKLGWLDLSFNKITCIDPVLCELRELRVLYFHGNSIWNPSDVDKLGELQYLHTITLHGNAIETHKGYRSHVISALPHLKTMDFSAVTREERVLANVWRCCTSHGKNTNKSLQ